In Burkholderia pseudomultivorans, the DNA window GTTCAAGGACGTGTGGGGCGCGTAAGCGCCGCGCGCTGCCCGACCGCCTAGCCGCCAGCGATTCGATACAAAAAAACGGGACGTGCCCGCGCCAGTCGCGCGGGCGCGCGGACGAACACATGCCTGCGCCCGAGCCGCGCGGCGTTTTTCCTCACGGAGTCACCACGATGCAACCGCAACTGCCGATCGATGTCGATCCCGATACCGGCGTCTGGACCACCGACGCGCTGCCGATGCTGTACGTGCCGCGTCACTTCTTCACGAACAACCACGTCGCCGTCGAGGAAGCGCTCGGCGTCGAAGCGTACGCCGCGATCCTGTACAAGGCCGGCTACAAGTCCGCATACCACTGGTGCGACAAGGAAGCGAAGCAGCACGGGCTGACCGGCATGGCGGTGTTCGAGCATTACCTGAAGCGCCTGTCGCAGCGCGGCTGGGGTCTGTTCTCGATCATCGAGGCCGACCCGGCCAGCGCGCACGCGAAGATCGAACTGCGCCACTCGTCGTTCGTGCTCCAGCAGCCGGGCAAGGAAGGCAAGCTCTGCTACATGTTCGCCGGCTGGTTCGCCGGCGCGATGGACTGGGTCAACGACACGACGCCGGAAGGCAAGGATGCGCCGCGCGCGCAGTCGAGGGAAGTGCAGTGTGCGGCCGAGCACCACGACCACTGCGTCTTCGAAGTGTCGCCGATCGCGCACTGATGCACTGATACAGAAAACACCCGCAACACGAGACATTCGAACGCCAGAGGTCGCCTGCGATGCGTTATCCCCACCTGTTCAAACCCATGCAGCTGAACCAGCTGACGCTGCGCAACCGGATCGTCAGCACCGCGCATGCGGAGGTGTATGCCGAGCCGGGCGGCCTGCCGGGCGACCGCTACATCCGCTACTACGAGGAAAAGGCGAAGGGCGGCGTCGGCCTCGCGATCTGCGGCGGGTCGAGCCCCGTGTCGATCGACAGCCCGCAGGGCTGGTGGAAATCGGTGAACCTGTCGAACGACAAGATCATCGACCCGCTCACGCGGCTCGCCGACGCGATGCACAAGCACGGCGCGAAGATCATGATCCAGGCGACGCACATGGGCCGCCGCTCGTCGTTCCACGGCGAGCACTGGCCGCACCTGATGTCGCCGTCGGGCGTGCGCGAGCCGGTGCACCGCGGCAACGCGAAGATCATCGAGATCGAGGAGATCCGCCGCATCATCGGCGATTTCGCCGCGGCCGCGAAGCGCGTGCAGGCGGCCGGCATGGACGGCATCGAGATCTCGGCCGCGCACCAGCACCTGATCGACCAGTTCTGGAGCCCGCGCTCGAACCATCGCACCGACGAATGGGGCGGCAGCCTCGAGAACCGTCTGCGCTTCGGCATCGAGGTGCTGACGGCCGTGCGCGAAGCGGTCGGCAAGGACTTCTGCGTCGGCCTGCGCATGTGCGGCGACGAATTCCACGAGGACGGCCTCGATCACGAAGCGCTGAAGGAAATCGCGCAGGCGATGGCCGAGACGGGGCTGATCGACTACCTGAGCGTGGTCGGCTCGGGCGGCGACACGCACAACACGATCGCGAACTGCATGCCGCCGATGGCGCTGCCGCCGGAGCCGTTCGTGCATCTCGCGGCCGGCATCAAGTCGGTGGTGAAGATTCCGGTGATGCATGCGCAGAGCATCCGCGACGCGGGCCAGGCCGAACGCCTGCTCGCGAACGGGATGATCGACCTGGTCGGCATGACGCGCGCGCAGATCGCCGATCCGCACATGGTGATCAAGATCCGCGACGGCCGCGAGGACGAAATCAAGCAGTGCGTCGGCGCGAACTACTGCATCGACCGCCAGTACAACGGCCTCGACGTGCTGTGCATCCAGAACGCGGCCACCTCGCGCGAAGCGACGATGCCGCACATCATCGAGAAGTCGCGCGGGCCGAAGCGCAAGGTGGTAGTGGTGGGCGCGGGCCCGGCGGGGCTGGAGGCGGCGCGCGTCGCGAAGCTGCGCGGCCACGACGTGGTGCTGTTCGAGAAGAACGCGGAAGTCGGCGGCCAGGTGATGATCGCCGCGAAGGCGCCGCAGCGCGAACAGATGTCGGGGATCATCCGCTGGTTCGACATGGAGACGAAGCGCCTGGGCGTCGATCGCCGCCTCGGCGTGGCGGCCGACGAAAAGACGATCATGGCCGAGAAGCCGGACATCGTCGTGCTCGCGACCGGCGGTTCGAGCTTCACGTGGCAGGTGCCGGGCTGGGGCGTGGCCGAAGGGCTGGCCGTCAGTTCGTGGGACATCCTGACCGGCAAGGTCGAGCCGAAGCAGAACGTGCTGCTGTTCGACGGCGTGAGCACTCACGCGGGCGCGGGCGTGGCCGACTTCATGGCGAGCCGCGGCTCGAAGGTCGAGGTCGTCACGCCGGACGTGAAGGTCGCCGACGACTGCGGCGGCACGACCTTCCCGATCTTCTATCGCCGCCTGTACGCGCTCGGCGTGATCGCGACGCCGAACACGATGCTCGACCGTGTCTATGAAGAAAACGGCAAGAAGATCGCCGTGCTGCGCAACGAGTACACGGAAGAACTGGAAGAGCGCGCGGTCGACCAGGTCGTGATCGAGAACGGTTCGTCGCCGAACGACGAGCTGTACTGGAAGCTGAAGCCGGAATCGGTGAACCGCGGCCAGATCGATCCGCACACGCTGTTCGCGGCCGAGCCGCAGCCGTGCCTGTCGGAAGAACTCGGCAACGGCCGCTTCCTGCTGTTCCGCGTCGGCGACTGCATCTCGATGCACAACGTCCACGGCGCGATCTACGACTCGCTGCGTCTCGTCAAGGATTTCTAAAGATGAATCCGGCTTTCCTGATTACCGCACTGTTGTGGCTGTCGGTGGCGGGGCTCGCGTTCGCGGTCGCGAAGCGCTCGTCGTACTGGCGTCTCGGCCGGGCCACCGCGCCCGGCTCGTTCGGCATCGCGAACCTGTTCGCGATTCCGAAGCGCTACTTCGTCGACCTGCACCACGTGGTCGCGCGCGATCCGTACATCGCGAAGACGCACGTCGCGACGGCCGGCGGCGCGATCGCCGCGCTCGCGCTGGTGTTCGTCAACTACGGCCTCGCGATCTATTCGCCGTGGCTCGACAAGCTGATCTTCCTGGCGGCGCTCGCGATGCTGGTCGGCGCGGTGTTCGTATGGCGCCGCCGCGCAGCGAAGGACGTGCCGGCGCGGCTCTCCAAGGGCCCGTGGAACGCGCTGCCCTGGCTGCTCGGCTCGTTCGCGCTCGGCCTCGTGCTGTTCATGCTGGTGCCGACCGGCGCGATGTCGGGTGCGTTCGCGGTGCTCTGCGCGCTGCTGATCGGCGCCGGCGCGTTCACGATGACGATCGGCGCCGCAAAGGGCGGCCCGATGAAGCATGCGATCGCCGGCCTGCTGCACCTGGCCTTCCACCCGCGCCAGGAGCGTTTCGCCGCGACCCGCGAGTCGTTCACCGGCGACGGCGACGCGACGCCGCCGACCGCGCTGAAGCTGCCCGACATCGAGCACGAGGAGTATGGCGTCGCGAAGCCGGTCGAATTCCGCTGGAACCAGCTGCTGAGCTTCGACGCCTGCGTGCAGTGCGGCAAGTGCGAAGCCGCGTGCCCCGCGTTCGCGTCGGGCCAGCCGCTGAACCCGAAGAAGCTGATCCAGGATCTCGTGGTCGGGATGGCGGGCGGCACCGATGCCGCGTATGCGGGCAGCCCGACGCCGGGCCTCGCGGTCGGCCAGCATCGCGGCGAGCCGAACGGCCCGATCGTGTCGGGCCTGATCGAGGAACAGACGCTGTGGTCGTGCACGACCTGCCGCGCCTGCGTGCAGGAGTGCCCGATGCTGATCGAGCACGTCGACGCGATCGTCGACATGCGCCGCAACCGCACGCTCGTGCACGGCACGGTGCCGGGCAAGGGCCAGGAAGTGCTCGCGAATCTGCGCGAGACCGGCACGATGGGCGGCTACGACACGGCCGCGCGCTACGACTGGTCGGTCGACCTGAACGCGCCGGTCGCGCAGCCGGGCAAGCGGGTCGACGTGCTGTTCGTCGCCGGCGAGGGGGCGTTCGACATGCGCTACCAGCGCACGCTGCGCGCGTTCGTCAAGGTGCTGAACAAGGCCGGCGTCGACTATGCGGTGCTCGGCCCCACCGAGACCGACACGGGCGACGTCGCACGCCGGCTCGGCGACGAGGCGACGTTCCAGCAGATGGCGAAACGCCTGATCGGCACGCTCGGCGAGCTGTCGTACCAGCAGATCGTCACGGCCGACCCGCACGTGATGCACAGCCTGCGCAACGAATATCGCGCGCTCGGACTGCGCGTGACGGTCAAGCACCACACGACCTATCTCGCGGAGCTCGCCGACAGCGGCCGGATTGCGCCGAAGGCCGTCGAGGCGCTGCAGGAGAAGCGCACCACGTATCACGATCCGTGCTACCTCGGCCG includes these proteins:
- a CDS encoding (Fe-S)-binding protein, with product MNPAFLITALLWLSVAGLAFAVAKRSSYWRLGRATAPGSFGIANLFAIPKRYFVDLHHVVARDPYIAKTHVATAGGAIAALALVFVNYGLAIYSPWLDKLIFLAALAMLVGAVFVWRRRAAKDVPARLSKGPWNALPWLLGSFALGLVLFMLVPTGAMSGAFAVLCALLIGAGAFTMTIGAAKGGPMKHAIAGLLHLAFHPRQERFAATRESFTGDGDATPPTALKLPDIEHEEYGVAKPVEFRWNQLLSFDACVQCGKCEAACPAFASGQPLNPKKLIQDLVVGMAGGTDAAYAGSPTPGLAVGQHRGEPNGPIVSGLIEEQTLWSCTTCRACVQECPMLIEHVDAIVDMRRNRTLVHGTVPGKGQEVLANLRETGTMGGYDTAARYDWSVDLNAPVAQPGKRVDVLFVAGEGAFDMRYQRTLRAFVKVLNKAGVDYAVLGPTETDTGDVARRLGDEATFQQMAKRLIGTLGELSYQQIVTADPHVMHSLRNEYRALGLRVTVKHHTTYLAELADSGRIAPKAVEALQEKRTTYHDPCYLGRYNGETEAPRKLLKTIGIQVVEMERNGMRGRCCGGGGGAPLTDIPGKQRIPDIRIADARTIGADVVAVACPNCTAMLEGVVGPRPDVLDVAELVAASLE
- a CDS encoding NADH:flavin oxidoreductase, producing MRYPHLFKPMQLNQLTLRNRIVSTAHAEVYAEPGGLPGDRYIRYYEEKAKGGVGLAICGGSSPVSIDSPQGWWKSVNLSNDKIIDPLTRLADAMHKHGAKIMIQATHMGRRSSFHGEHWPHLMSPSGVREPVHRGNAKIIEIEEIRRIIGDFAAAAKRVQAAGMDGIEISAAHQHLIDQFWSPRSNHRTDEWGGSLENRLRFGIEVLTAVREAVGKDFCVGLRMCGDEFHEDGLDHEALKEIAQAMAETGLIDYLSVVGSGGDTHNTIANCMPPMALPPEPFVHLAAGIKSVVKIPVMHAQSIRDAGQAERLLANGMIDLVGMTRAQIADPHMVIKIRDGREDEIKQCVGANYCIDRQYNGLDVLCIQNAATSREATMPHIIEKSRGPKRKVVVVGAGPAGLEAARVAKLRGHDVVLFEKNAEVGGQVMIAAKAPQREQMSGIIRWFDMETKRLGVDRRLGVAADEKTIMAEKPDIVVLATGGSSFTWQVPGWGVAEGLAVSSWDILTGKVEPKQNVLLFDGVSTHAGAGVADFMASRGSKVEVVTPDVKVADDCGGTTFPIFYRRLYALGVIATPNTMLDRVYEENGKKIAVLRNEYTEELEERAVDQVVIENGSSPNDELYWKLKPESVNRGQIDPHTLFAAEPQPCLSEELGNGRFLLFRVGDCISMHNVHGAIYDSLRLVKDF
- a CDS encoding DUF5943 domain-containing protein, with amino-acid sequence MQPQLPIDVDPDTGVWTTDALPMLYVPRHFFTNNHVAVEEALGVEAYAAILYKAGYKSAYHWCDKEAKQHGLTGMAVFEHYLKRLSQRGWGLFSIIEADPASAHAKIELRHSSFVLQQPGKEGKLCYMFAGWFAGAMDWVNDTTPEGKDAPRAQSREVQCAAEHHDHCVFEVSPIAH